A genomic region of Rheinheimera sp. MMS21-TC3 contains the following coding sequences:
- a CDS encoding transglycosylase SLT domain-containing protein, translating into MRLALYFFSLFLSISVTNYSLAEENTLRSEFSKAELTIGTMRYADAQATLKKFTGYPLQPYLEFERLKQHLTADQRIADFLQQYKNTPMDWPLRKEWLLSLAKRKQTKLFLANYHGSADAELECYQLRFELAQPDADKAKIWPKVTSLWTVGKSQPKVCDALFTLWRDAQQQTPEIVWQRLRLAAEGGDASLIRYLKTLLPTEQQYLADMYRQTRVNPSVIARAKFFTLKKPQERDILAYGLKRLIWRDADKALATWQKFINDPYFTAAQRLDVQRQFAIALANRGDERASDWFKQLPAELLDDTLAQWQVGSLLSELDWPKVQATIEAFPADLAANNRWQYWLARAYEQQAMPDKANEIFQKLALQRHFYGFMAAAKLGLPPSLAHAPVTVSDEELRLLKQDPAVLRAQEWLVLKRNTEARREWNYLQNNATEQQKLVSAKLAYQLQWYDRAIFSLADVGYWDDIELRFPLAYQDEINQGAAKAKVASGWAMAIARRESSFMSDARSPVGAQGLMQLMPATAKEVAKKSVTLAQLNDPILNIDYGTDYLNYLMQRNDGNLLMATAAYNAGYSRVKQWIPKDYALPADVWIETIPYRETREYVKAVMAYYQIYNIRLNVNNDVFQPLLTMQIGVIVD; encoded by the coding sequence GTGAGACTAGCTCTGTATTTTTTTAGTTTATTTTTAAGTATTTCAGTAACAAATTATAGTTTAGCTGAGGAAAATACGTTGCGTTCAGAGTTTAGCAAAGCTGAACTGACTATAGGTACTATGCGCTATGCTGATGCCCAAGCAACATTGAAAAAATTTACTGGTTATCCACTACAGCCTTACCTTGAGTTTGAACGCTTAAAGCAACACCTTACGGCAGATCAACGTATTGCTGACTTTTTACAGCAGTATAAAAACACACCCATGGATTGGCCGTTAAGAAAAGAGTGGTTATTAAGCTTAGCAAAGCGCAAGCAAACTAAGTTATTTTTAGCTAATTATCATGGCTCTGCGGATGCCGAATTAGAATGCTATCAATTACGGTTTGAATTGGCCCAGCCTGATGCCGATAAGGCTAAAATTTGGCCTAAGGTAACAAGCTTATGGACAGTGGGTAAGTCACAACCTAAGGTTTGTGATGCACTTTTCACCCTTTGGCGCGATGCCCAGCAGCAAACACCAGAGATTGTTTGGCAACGTTTGCGTTTAGCGGCAGAAGGAGGCGATGCAAGTTTAATTCGCTATCTAAAGACCTTATTACCTACAGAGCAGCAATATTTAGCCGATATGTATCGGCAAACACGGGTTAACCCTAGTGTTATTGCTAGAGCTAAATTTTTTACTTTAAAAAAGCCGCAAGAGCGAGACATTTTAGCCTATGGCTTAAAGCGCTTAATTTGGCGAGATGCTGACAAGGCGTTAGCAACCTGGCAGAAGTTTATTAATGACCCTTATTTTACCGCAGCTCAGCGCTTAGATGTTCAACGTCAATTTGCTATAGCATTAGCGAATAGAGGCGATGAGCGTGCTAGTGACTGGTTTAAACAGTTACCAGCTGAACTATTAGATGACACTTTAGCCCAGTGGCAGGTAGGTAGCTTATTGTCAGAATTAGACTGGCCAAAAGTGCAAGCAACAATAGAGGCTTTTCCTGCAGATTTAGCCGCTAATAACCGTTGGCAATACTGGTTAGCACGGGCTTATGAGCAGCAAGCTATGCCTGATAAAGCTAATGAGATATTCCAAAAGCTAGCATTACAGCGCCATTTTTATGGGTTTATGGCGGCAGCAAAGTTAGGATTGCCGCCAAGTTTAGCCCATGCACCTGTTACTGTTAGTGATGAAGAGTTAAGGCTACTAAAGCAAGATCCTGCAGTATTAAGAGCGCAAGAATGGTTAGTCCTTAAACGCAATACCGAAGCGCGAAGAGAGTGGAATTACTTACAAAATAATGCAACTGAGCAACAAAAACTTGTTTCTGCCAAGCTTGCTTATCAGCTGCAATGGTATGACAGAGCCATATTTTCGTTAGCAGATGTAGGCTATTGGGATGATATTGAATTACGCTTTCCTTTAGCTTATCAAGATGAAATAAATCAAGGAGCAGCAAAAGCTAAAGTTGCATCTGGTTGGGCTATGGCGATAGCGAGGCGTGAAAGCTCATTTATGTCAGATGCGCGCTCACCGGTTGGCGCTCAAGGTTTAATGCAATTGATGCCAGCGACGGCAAAAGAAGTGGCAAAAAAATCGGTAACGTTAGCGCAATTGAATGATCCTATACTCAATATTGATTATGGTACCGATTATTTAAATTATTTAATGCAGCGTAATGACGGTAATTTACTGATGGCTACTGCCGCTTATAATGCCGGGTATAGTCGGGTAAAGCAGTGGATACCCAAAGATTATGCGTTACCGGCTGATGTTTGGATTGAGACAATTCCATATCGTGAAACGCGGGAATATGTAAAAGCAGTAATGGCATATTATCAAATTTACAATATTCGTCTTAACGTTAATAATGATGTGTTTCAGCCCTTATTAACAATGCAGATTGGGGTCATAGTAGATTAA
- the fmt gene encoding methionyl-tRNA formyltransferase, giving the protein MTQSLRIIFAGTPDFAARHLQALLASQHSVIAVYSQPDRPAGRGQQLQPSAVKQLALEHKLPVYQPKSLKTNEAQAELVALNADIMIVVAYGLILPQNILDAPKYGCLNVHGSILPRWRGAAPIQRAIWAGDTETGVTIMQMDAGLDTGDMLSISRCPISNSDTSASLYDTLALLGPAALIDTLNNLTSQQQQAVKQDNNLATYAHKLSKDEAELDFTKTAQQLDREIRAFNPWPVSYIKLQQGTVKVWHASTEPLTTAASPGQILTADKQGIRIACQDSVLNITQLQPPGKKSMLTADFLNGRADWLAPGMIIQPSTEKQL; this is encoded by the coding sequence GTGACCCAATCTTTGCGTATTATTTTTGCCGGTACTCCGGATTTTGCCGCCCGCCATTTGCAAGCGCTATTAGCTAGCCAACATAGCGTGATCGCGGTTTATTCTCAGCCAGATCGCCCTGCTGGCCGTGGTCAACAATTACAGCCAAGTGCTGTAAAACAGCTAGCTTTAGAACACAAGCTTCCTGTGTACCAGCCAAAATCTTTAAAAACCAATGAAGCACAAGCTGAACTGGTGGCATTAAATGCCGATATAATGATAGTTGTGGCCTATGGTTTAATTTTACCGCAAAACATTTTAGATGCCCCTAAATATGGCTGCTTAAATGTGCATGGTTCTATATTACCGCGCTGGCGTGGTGCTGCCCCCATACAGCGTGCTATTTGGGCTGGCGACACTGAAACAGGTGTAACTATTATGCAAATGGATGCCGGTTTAGATACGGGCGATATGCTATCTATTAGCCGCTGCCCTATTTCTAATAGTGACACTAGTGCTTCTTTATACGACACTCTAGCTCTACTTGGCCCTGCAGCATTAATTGATACGCTAAATAACTTAACCAGCCAACAGCAACAAGCGGTTAAACAAGATAATAATTTAGCCACTTATGCCCATAAATTAAGTAAAGATGAAGCCGAACTTGATTTTACTAAAACAGCACAACAGTTAGATCGTGAAATTCGGGCCTTTAATCCTTGGCCAGTAAGCTATATCAAATTACAGCAAGGCACGGTTAAAGTGTGGCACGCAAGCACAGAGCCACTAACAACGGCTGCCAGCCCAGGTCAAATACTCACCGCTGATAAACAAGGTATTCGCATAGCCTGCCAGGATAGCGTACTTAATATTACTCAATTACAGCCGCCTGGAAAAAAATCCATGTTAACTGCTGATTTTCTTAACGGCCGTGCCGACTGGTTAGCGCCAGGCATGATTATTCAGCCTAGCACCGAGAAACAGTTATGA
- the pepQ gene encoding Xaa-Pro dipeptidase, which yields MTLSYQALYPAHIAELQQRVRQLLTRENLDALVIHSGQTKRRFLDDMDYPFHVNPQFKAWLPVIDNPHCWLIIDGVNKPKLIFYRPKDFWHKVPDEPNDYWAEQFDIQLLEKAESVESLLPYDKANLAYIGEYIEVAQALGFSEINPEPVLNYLHYHRVYKTPYELACLRIANKIAVTGHQAAKSAFFAGGSEFDIQQAYLTAVEQTENEVPYGNIVALNRNAAILHYTGLERALPVQRHSFLIDAGASFNGYAADITRTYSAIRKNEFAELISAVNQAQLALIEQLKPGAKYGDLHVSCHQYIAKILQQFDFVKLTPESMVEQQITRSFFPHGLGHHLGLQVHDVGGFMADERGTSVAAPEGHPYLRCTRAIEANMVFTIEPGLYFIDSLLADLAKTDANKYINWQKIDQFRQYGGIRIEDNIIVHRERNENMTRELKLD from the coding sequence ATGACACTTTCTTATCAAGCGCTATACCCAGCGCATATAGCTGAATTACAGCAAAGAGTTCGACAATTACTCACTAGAGAAAACCTAGATGCTTTAGTTATTCATTCTGGGCAAACTAAACGTCGATTTTTAGACGATATGGATTATCCATTTCATGTTAACCCTCAGTTTAAGGCCTGGTTGCCCGTAATAGACAACCCGCATTGCTGGTTAATTATTGATGGCGTTAATAAGCCTAAGCTAATTTTTTATCGACCAAAAGATTTTTGGCATAAAGTGCCTGATGAACCCAATGATTATTGGGCTGAACAATTTGATATTCAGTTATTAGAAAAAGCCGAAAGCGTTGAAAGCTTACTGCCTTATGATAAAGCAAACTTAGCCTATATTGGCGAGTATATTGAAGTGGCTCAAGCACTAGGTTTTAGTGAAATAAATCCAGAGCCAGTCTTAAACTACTTACACTATCACCGTGTTTATAAAACACCTTATGAATTAGCTTGTTTGCGAATAGCAAATAAAATAGCTGTAACTGGCCATCAAGCGGCAAAAAGCGCTTTCTTTGCTGGTGGTAGCGAGTTTGATATTCAGCAAGCCTATTTAACGGCTGTTGAGCAAACAGAAAACGAAGTGCCTTATGGTAATATAGTTGCATTAAACCGTAACGCTGCCATTTTACATTATACGGGGTTAGAGCGTGCATTACCGGTACAGCGGCATTCATTTTTAATTGATGCTGGAGCCTCATTTAATGGTTATGCTGCAGATATAACACGCACTTATAGCGCAATTAGAAAGAATGAGTTTGCCGAGCTAATTAGTGCGGTTAATCAGGCGCAGTTAGCATTAATTGAGCAGCTTAAGCCCGGCGCTAAGTATGGTGACTTGCATGTTAGCTGTCATCAATATATTGCCAAAATACTGCAGCAGTTTGATTTTGTTAAGTTGACGCCTGAATCTATGGTTGAACAACAAATCACTCGCAGCTTTTTTCCTCACGGGTTGGGCCATCATTTAGGGCTACAAGTGCATGATGTAGGTGGTTTTATGGCCGATGAGCGGGGTACTAGTGTTGCCGCGCCTGAAGGCCATCCTTACTTACGTTGTACTAGGGCTATAGAAGCCAATATGGTATTTACTATAGAGCCGGGTTTGTACTTTATTGATAGCTTATTAGCTGATTTAGCTAAAACAGACGCTAATAAATATATTAATTGGCAAAAAATAGATCAGTTCCGTCAATATGGTGGTATTCGTATTGAAGACAATATAATTGTGCATCGCGAACGTAATGAAAATATGACGCGTGAGTTAAAGTTGGATTAA
- the trkA gene encoding Trk system potassium transporter TrkA, protein MKIIILGAGEVGATLAENLVGEQNDITIVDSNADKLRALQDRYDLQVVHGHGSHPDVLKQAGAEDADMIVAVTNSDEVNIVACQVAYSIFNTPVKIARIRTTQYLKYRDQLFNKDDMPVDHFIAPEALVTNYIRRLIDYPGALQVVEFAEGKVSLVAVKAYYGGLLVGHALSTLKEHMPNIDVRVATIYRNGNAIRPLGTTIIEADDEVFFIAATKHIRAVMSELQKLERNYRRIMIAGGGNIGYGLARALEDTHSVKLIERGKDRAEFLSSALDSTRVYVGDASDPELLEEESIEQMDVFIAVTNDDEANIMSAMLAKRMGAQKTIVLIKRSAYVDLLQGGEVDIAVSPQQATISALLTHIRRGDIVNVYALRRGAAEAIEAIAHGDSSSSKVIGKAIGKLKLPPGTTIGAIVRGDEVLIARNSTVIESNDHIILFMVDKKHIGEVEKLFQVSAIFI, encoded by the coding sequence ATGAAAATTATAATTTTAGGTGCAGGTGAAGTTGGTGCAACCTTAGCTGAAAACTTAGTAGGTGAGCAAAATGATATTACGATTGTTGATAGCAACGCCGATAAATTAAGGGCTTTGCAAGATCGTTACGATTTACAAGTTGTTCATGGCCATGGCTCTCACCCTGATGTATTAAAACAAGCCGGCGCAGAAGATGCCGATATGATAGTAGCTGTTACAAACAGTGATGAAGTCAATATCGTCGCTTGCCAAGTTGCTTATAGTATTTTTAATACTCCAGTAAAAATTGCCCGTATTCGTACTACCCAATACCTAAAATACCGTGACCAATTATTTAATAAAGATGATATGCCGGTTGATCACTTTATTGCGCCTGAAGCCTTAGTTACCAATTATATTCGTCGTTTAATTGACTACCCAGGCGCACTGCAAGTTGTTGAGTTTGCAGAAGGTAAAGTTAGTTTAGTTGCAGTTAAGGCTTATTATGGTGGCCTGCTAGTTGGCCACGCCTTATCAACCTTAAAAGAGCATATGCCGAATATTGACGTTCGGGTGGCAACTATTTATCGAAATGGTAATGCGATTAGGCCGCTGGGCACCACTATTATTGAAGCTGACGATGAAGTGTTTTTTATTGCTGCGACTAAACATATTCGTGCAGTTATGAGTGAGCTGCAAAAGCTGGAGCGTAATTATAGACGTATTATGATAGCCGGCGGCGGTAACATTGGTTATGGCTTAGCCCGCGCATTAGAGGATACTCATAGTGTTAAGCTCATTGAGCGCGGTAAAGATCGAGCAGAATTTCTATCTAGCGCCTTAGATAGCACAAGAGTCTATGTCGGTGATGCCTCTGACCCTGAGTTACTTGAAGAAGAAAGCATAGAGCAAATGGATGTATTTATTGCCGTCACTAATGATGATGAAGCCAATATTATGTCTGCCATGTTAGCCAAGCGTATGGGTGCACAAAAAACCATAGTTCTGATCAAACGCAGCGCCTATGTCGACTTATTACAAGGTGGTGAGGTAGATATTGCCGTATCACCGCAGCAGGCCACTATTTCTGCTCTACTTACTCATATTCGTCGCGGTGACATTGTTAACGTCTATGCTTTACGCCGTGGCGCTGCTGAGGCTATTGAAGCCATTGCTCATGGTGATAGTAGTAGCAGTAAGGTTATCGGCAAAGCTATTGGTAAGTTAAAGTTACCGCCAGGCACTACTATTGGCGCTATTGTTCGTGGTGATGAAGTTTTAATAGCCCGCAACAGCACGGTAATTGAAAGTAACGACCATATTATTTTATTTATGGTCGATAAAAAGCATATAGGTGAAGTTGAAAAACTATTTCAGGTCAGTGCTATTTTTATCTAG
- a CDS encoding TrkH family potassium uptake protein, whose translation MQYRSIIRILGLLIAIFSITMIPPAFVALGYNDGAGVPFLLSFLLCLFIGFIIWYPHRKHRAELKVRDGFLIVALFWIVLGAVGAIPLMLATNPSLSLASAMFEAFSGLTTTGATVLTGIEYLPKAILYYRAQLQWLGGMGIIVLAVAILPMLGVGGMQLYRAETPGPVKDNKMTPRIADTAKHLWYIYLALTIACSVAFYAAGMNAFDAICHAFATIAIGGFSTYDASMGYFQSPLINAICVIFLLISAVNFPLHFAAMRGKSVSVYFRDPEFKAFLLLQGLLVFICFVVLLKTNTYDSAADALSHGSFQAVSIATTAGFSTVSFAAWPLFLPILLIFFSFVGGCAGSTGGGLKVVRVVLLFLQGKRELNRLIHPRAVYAIKLGRRAVPDRVVEAIWGFFAAYALVFVVIMLLLMATGLDSVTAFTATAACLNNLGPGLGEVAAHYGTIPDLSKWLLITAMVFGRLEIFTLLVLFTPTFWRD comes from the coding sequence ATGCAGTACCGCTCGATAATTCGGATCCTAGGATTGCTGATTGCAATCTTCAGTATCACTATGATACCACCTGCTTTTGTAGCGCTTGGGTACAATGACGGTGCTGGCGTACCTTTTTTATTGTCATTTTTATTATGTTTATTTATTGGTTTTATTATTTGGTATCCGCATAGAAAACATCGAGCTGAATTAAAAGTACGTGATGGTTTCTTAATAGTGGCACTATTTTGGATAGTGTTAGGTGCAGTAGGCGCTATACCTTTAATGTTGGCGACAAACCCTAGTTTGAGTCTAGCTAGTGCTATGTTTGAAGCCTTTTCAGGTTTAACAACGACTGGCGCTACAGTGCTTACAGGCATTGAATACTTGCCAAAAGCTATTTTATATTACCGTGCTCAACTGCAATGGTTGGGCGGTATGGGGATTATTGTGTTAGCTGTAGCCATTTTGCCTATGTTAGGAGTAGGGGGTATGCAGCTATACCGAGCCGAAACGCCTGGGCCAGTTAAAGATAATAAAATGACCCCGCGAATTGCCGATACGGCTAAGCATCTTTGGTATATTTATTTAGCCTTAACTATTGCTTGTTCAGTGGCATTTTATGCCGCGGGCATGAACGCATTTGATGCCATTTGTCATGCTTTTGCTACTATAGCTATAGGTGGTTTTTCTACTTATGATGCTAGTATGGGCTATTTTCAAAGCCCCTTAATAAATGCTATTTGTGTTATTTTCTTATTAATTAGTGCGGTTAACTTTCCATTACACTTTGCTGCTATGCGCGGTAAAAGTGTCAGTGTGTACTTTCGGGATCCAGAGTTTAAAGCATTTTTGTTGTTACAAGGGCTACTGGTTTTTATCTGTTTTGTGGTGTTATTAAAAACTAACACTTATGACTCAGCTGCCGATGCTTTAAGTCATGGTAGTTTTCAGGCTGTATCTATTGCAACTACGGCTGGTTTTTCTACAGTTAGTTTTGCGGCTTGGCCATTATTTTTGCCTATATTATTAATCTTTTTTAGTTTTGTTGGTGGCTGTGCCGGCTCAACTGGTGGTGGCTTAAAAGTTGTTCGCGTGGTGTTACTGTTCTTACAAGGTAAACGTGAGCTAAACCGCTTAATTCATCCTAGGGCGGTATATGCAATTAAGTTAGGACGACGAGCAGTACCAGACCGAGTAGTAGAAGCTATTTGGGGTTTTTTTGCAGCTTATGCCTTAGTGTTTGTGGTTATCATGTTGTTGTTAATGGCCACAGGCTTAGATAGTGTCACTGCTTTTACCGCTACCGCTGCTTGTTTAAATAACTTAGGCCCAGGCCTAGGCGAAGTTGCCGCCCATTATGGCACTATTCCAGATCTTAGTAAGTGGTTGCTAATAACTGCTATGGTATTTGGTCGTTTAGAAATATTTACCCTACTAGTATTATTTACGCCAACTTTTTGGCGAGACTAG
- the fadB gene encoding fatty acid oxidation complex subunit alpha FadB, with protein sequence MIYQSDNISVVYIKPGIARFTFNAKGSVNKFDQQTLADCKSALTILHADKALQGVIFSSDKNAFIVGADITEFLTTFLQEEAQLVPWIKQASDIFDLAEDLPVPTISAINGFALGGGLEWALTSDYRVADTTAQIGLPEVKLGLMPGFGGTVRLPRLIGADNALEWITTGKQFKAEQAQKFAAIDAVVAPEKLQDSALSMLEDAIAGKLDWRKKRQAKLQPLKLNKTEATMCFSTAKGMVMAKAGKHYPAPMAAVQTIEAAAGMNRAEAVALENAGFAKLAKTDAATAQIGLFLNDQLIKGKAKKAAKTATKAVKSAAVIGAGIMGGGIAYQSALKGVPVVMKDIADKALDLGMTEATKLLTKQVERNKLDVQSMAKVIASITPTLNNDALKNADIVVEAVVENPKVKGAVLKEVEAIIANDAILTSNTSTISINALAANLTRPENFCGMHFFNPVHRMPLVEVIRGKDTSDETVAAVVAYAAKMGKSPIVVNDCPGFFVNRVLFPYFAGFSKLVLDGADFTQIDKVMEKQFGWPMGPAYLLDVVGLDTAYHCTDVMADGFPTRMAKLANDPVSAMYQAERYGQKNGLGFYAYSKDKKGRTKKDIDSTAVALLAKCTTKQQTFSAEDIIARTMIPMINETIRCLEEGIVATAAEADMGLIYGLGFPPFRGGPLRYADTLGLANFVALADSFAHLGEIYQVTDKTRAMAEAGQRFFPV encoded by the coding sequence ATGATTTACCAGAGTGACAACATTAGTGTTGTCTATATCAAACCTGGCATTGCCCGCTTTACTTTCAATGCTAAAGGCTCTGTCAATAAATTCGATCAGCAGACCCTAGCTGATTGTAAGTCAGCCTTAACCATACTGCACGCAGACAAAGCATTACAAGGTGTGATTTTTTCTAGTGACAAAAATGCCTTTATTGTTGGTGCCGATATTACCGAGTTCTTAACTACCTTTTTGCAAGAAGAAGCTCAGCTAGTGCCTTGGATTAAACAAGCCTCAGACATTTTTGATCTTGCTGAAGATTTACCTGTTCCTACTATTTCTGCTATCAATGGCTTCGCCCTCGGTGGCGGCCTGGAGTGGGCACTTACTTCTGATTATCGTGTTGCAGATACTACGGCTCAGATTGGTTTGCCAGAAGTAAAGCTGGGTTTAATGCCTGGCTTCGGCGGCACAGTACGCCTACCAAGATTAATTGGTGCCGACAACGCCTTAGAGTGGATAACCACAGGTAAACAATTTAAAGCCGAGCAAGCGCAAAAGTTTGCCGCTATTGATGCTGTTGTTGCCCCAGAAAAATTGCAAGATTCTGCGTTAAGCATGCTAGAAGATGCTATTGCCGGCAAACTTGATTGGCGTAAAAAGCGTCAAGCAAAGTTACAACCTTTAAAATTAAACAAAACAGAAGCGACCATGTGCTTTAGCACAGCAAAAGGCATGGTAATGGCAAAAGCAGGTAAACACTACCCTGCACCTATGGCCGCAGTACAAACAATTGAAGCCGCAGCAGGCATGAACCGCGCTGAAGCTGTTGCATTAGAAAATGCCGGTTTTGCCAAACTTGCCAAAACTGATGCCGCAACCGCACAAATTGGCTTATTTTTAAATGACCAGCTTATTAAAGGCAAAGCGAAAAAAGCCGCTAAGACAGCCACAAAAGCGGTGAAGTCTGCCGCTGTTATTGGCGCAGGCATAATGGGCGGCGGCATTGCTTATCAGTCGGCACTTAAAGGTGTGCCAGTAGTAATGAAAGACATTGCCGATAAAGCTTTAGACTTAGGCATGACTGAAGCCACTAAACTGCTTACTAAGCAAGTTGAACGCAACAAGCTAGATGTTCAGTCAATGGCTAAAGTCATTGCCTCTATTACTCCAACACTCAATAATGACGCTTTAAAAAATGCCGATATTGTAGTTGAAGCAGTAGTAGAAAATCCGAAAGTTAAAGGCGCGGTACTAAAAGAAGTAGAAGCTATTATTGCTAATGATGCAATTTTAACCTCGAATACGTCTACTATTTCTATTAATGCCCTAGCCGCTAATTTAACCCGCCCAGAAAACTTCTGTGGCATGCACTTCTTTAACCCTGTCCATCGCATGCCTTTAGTAGAAGTTATTCGCGGTAAAGATACTAGCGATGAAACAGTAGCCGCCGTTGTTGCTTATGCTGCTAAAATGGGTAAATCACCTATCGTTGTTAACGACTGCCCAGGTTTTTTTGTTAATCGCGTTTTATTCCCATATTTTGCCGGTTTTAGCAAATTAGTCTTAGACGGTGCCGATTTTACTCAAATAGATAAAGTGATGGAAAAGCAGTTTGGCTGGCCTATGGGTCCTGCTTACTTGCTTGATGTTGTTGGTTTAGATACCGCTTATCATTGTACAGATGTTATGGCTGATGGCTTCCCTACTCGGATGGCAAAATTAGCGAATGATCCGGTTAGCGCTATGTATCAAGCCGAGCGTTATGGCCAAAAGAATGGTTTAGGCTTTTATGCTTACAGTAAAGATAAAAAAGGCAGAACCAAAAAAGACATCGACAGTACAGCCGTTGCTTTATTAGCTAAGTGCACAACGAAACAACAAACCTTCTCTGCTGAAGACATTATTGCTCGTACTATGATCCCGATGATTAACGAAACTATTCGTTGCTTAGAAGAAGGCATTGTAGCCACTGCAGCCGAAGCTGACATGGGATTAATTTATGGCTTAGGCTTCCCGCCATTCCGTGGTGGCCCGCTACGCTATGCTGATACCCTAGGTTTAGCTAACTTTGTCGCCCTAGCCGATAGCTTCGCTCATCTAGGTGAAATATATCAGGTAACAGACAAAACCCGCGCTATGGCCGAAGCTGGCCAGCGTTTTTTCCCAGTTTAA
- the rsmB gene encoding 16S rRNA (cytosine(967)-C(5))-methyltransferase RsmB — MSQNVRVLAAQCCYDVVDSGQSMAEALPRAQAKLTNDLDKALLQEICFGVMRYLPQLESATSQLMAKPLVKQLRPLQFLLYVGIYQLKFMRIPDHAAISETVEAARSLKGQSLTKLINAVLRNVQRHPNIFDFEDAPEAVKFNHPGWIISLLQQAYPEQWQDILLANQQKAPLWLRVNRNNISATDFSAALTAENIEHQQPITAMPTAIMLKQAQDVTQLPGYDLGWFSVQDAAAQYAAILLDVKNDQHILDACCAPGGKTSHILELAPQAQVTALDKEPKRLARVHENLARLGLTAKVIAADAAEPSTWWQGQLFDRILLDVPCSATGVIRRHPDIRWLRKKADIPVLAAIQQQILQQCWSLLAPGGTLLYATCSVLPAENQQQIVAFLEQHTDASLKTIPYQPDPSTVGWQILPNEQQLDGFYYALLVKNSKE, encoded by the coding sequence ATGAGCCAAAATGTACGCGTCTTAGCTGCCCAGTGTTGCTATGATGTTGTTGATAGTGGTCAATCTATGGCAGAAGCTTTACCTCGCGCCCAAGCAAAATTAACTAACGATTTAGATAAGGCCTTACTGCAAGAAATTTGCTTTGGCGTTATGCGCTATTTGCCTCAATTAGAGTCTGCCACTAGCCAGCTAATGGCTAAGCCGCTAGTAAAACAACTAAGACCTTTGCAGTTCTTGTTGTATGTGGGCATTTACCAACTAAAATTTATGCGTATTCCTGATCACGCAGCCATTAGCGAAACCGTTGAAGCTGCTCGGTCTTTAAAAGGTCAATCTTTAACCAAGCTAATTAACGCTGTGCTACGTAATGTTCAGCGTCACCCTAATATTTTTGATTTTGAGGATGCTCCAGAAGCGGTAAAATTTAATCATCCGGGTTGGATAATTAGCCTGCTGCAACAAGCTTACCCTGAACAATGGCAAGATATTTTGTTAGCCAACCAGCAAAAAGCCCCGCTGTGGTTGCGAGTAAACCGCAATAACATTTCTGCCACTGATTTTAGCGCGGCTTTAACCGCAGAAAATATTGAGCACCAGCAACCTATCACTGCTATGCCCACAGCCATAATGCTTAAACAAGCTCAAGACGTCACCCAATTACCGGGCTATGATTTAGGCTGGTTTTCCGTGCAAGATGCAGCGGCACAATATGCAGCTATTTTATTAGATGTAAAAAATGACCAGCATATCTTAGACGCCTGCTGTGCACCTGGTGGTAAAACTAGCCATATTTTAGAATTAGCACCGCAAGCGCAGGTTACAGCTTTAGACAAAGAACCTAAGCGCTTGGCGCGAGTGCATGAAAATTTAGCTCGACTTGGCTTAACTGCTAAGGTTATAGCCGCAGATGCAGCTGAACCGAGCACCTGGTGGCAAGGGCAACTGTTTGATCGTATCTTATTAGATGTTCCCTGCTCGGCTACAGGTGTTATTAGGCGTCATCCTGATATCCGCTGGTTACGTAAAAAAGCCGATATTCCAGTGCTTGCTGCTATCCAACAACAAATTTTACAACAATGTTGGTCGTTGCTAGCGCCTGGAGGCACCTTACTTTATGCGACCTGCAGTGTATTACCGGCTGAGAATCAGCAACAAATTGTTGCCTTCTTAGAACAACATACTGATGCTAGCTTAAAAACTATTCCGTATCAGCCTGATCCATCGACAGTAGGCTGGCAAATCTTGCCCAACGAACAGCAGCTTGACGGGTTTTATTATGCTCTGTTAGTTAAAAACAGCAAGGAATAG